In Runella sp. SP2, the genomic window TAGCGCTAAACAAATATTTGTCTTTGTAGTCGTATTTTATTTCTCCAAAACCAGATACTAAACCATTTTGAGCAAAAAATGAACTACCAGCATCGACAACCCCAGCGGATGCAATGTAAGTAAACTCATCGCGAGGAAAAATACGCCCCTGAACACCCGAAGAAAGCCCCTGAGAATGAAGAAGCTCCCCTCCCACCAATCCACTAATATGATGATCCTCCGAAATGCTGGTGTTGTAGGTCAAAATGGTTGAATTCAAGAAGGTTGCCAACGAAGACGTCCCGTACGCCCCGTATCCTTGTCCCCCAATCGAAGGTAAACTTCCATAAAAAGTGCCCGTCGGGTTGTAGGTATCTTCTTGCGAACCGTTGTAATCCATGCTAAACTTGGTACGAAGGCGGAGGTTTGACATGAAGGCATATTCGGCATTCAGACCGCCCAAAAACTTAATCCCGTACGTCAACTGACGCGGCAACAATGCCTCGGCGACGGGATTACCGTTGGGGAAGCCTTGGTAGTTGGGATCGTTGGGGGTGTAAAGTTTTGATTGCTCGTTGAAAGGTGCATAAAACGGTAAGCTACGAAGTGCCGAACCATAGACGCCATCCACGGCATTGTCGCTAAACACACGGCGGTTTTTGGTACTACCGATACTTAGGTTTAGTCCAAACGAAAGTTTAGGAGACGCCTTATGATCGAGGTTAAAAGAACCCGTGTAGCGCGCAAAGCGGTTGTTGAGCTGCACCCCTTCTTCGTCACGATAGCTACCACTCAAATAAAAGCGCGTACGATCATTCCCCCCCGAAGTAGAAAGTTGGTATTGTTGATAAATCCCTTTACGAAGTACTTCATCTACCCAATTGGTATTAACCGCATCCGTTACACCAGGAATCAAGCCGAGGGCATCGGGATCAACCATGTCCTGAAAACGCGTTTGTTTGGCGTTGAAATTGGCGACAGCTTCACGTTGAAGGGTCAAAATTTCGCTTGAGCTTAACAAATCGAGGCGCTTAACCACGTCCGATACCCCGCGCTGTACATCAAATGTAATATTGGTTTTTTGGTTGGCTTTGCCGCGTTTTGTCGTAATTAGTACTACGCCATTAGCTCCTCTTGCGCCATAAATTGCTTTCGCCGAAGCATCTTTGAGAACTTGAATGGACTCAACATCGCTGGTGTTAAAAGCCGCAATCGCATTGTCTTGCTGGCCTCCGTAGCTAAATTGTGATACGGCTCCGTCATACACTGGAATGCCATCAACAATCATCAACGGGCGGTTGGAAGCATTAATTGAGGTATTCCCACGGATGACAACCTTGACCCCGCCCCCAGGTGTTCCAGATGCGGCCGATACACGAACCCCTGCCGCCTGTCCTTGTAAGGCTTGGTCAATCCCTGAAACGGGCAAGTTTTTGAGGCGATCCCCTTTTACAGTGGTCATGGCACTAATGACATCCTTTTGCTGGGTGGTTGTGTAACCTGTCACCACGACTTCGTTAAGTTGGGTAGGGCTTTCGAGAAGCTCGACGTTGATGACCGTTCGGTTAGTGACCACTACCTCTTGACTGAGCATTCCGACAAACGAAAAAGCCAACGTTACTTTTCCGTCGGGCACCACAATCCGATAACTACCCTCGGCATCGGTCGAAACCCCCGTCGTAGCGCCTTTGAGGGTAACGTTTACGCCTGGCAAAGGCTGCGCGTCGGTAGCAGAAGTGACCTTACCCGTTATCGTACGATTTTGGGCCCAGAGTGCTCCATAGAAGCCCAAGGTCATGCTTAAAATGAAGAAAGACTTGCGTAACAATTGATTCATGTAAACGTATTTTATAAATCAGGCGTTTCGGAAAAAAATTAGCTATTAGGTTAGAAAAAATATACG contains:
- a CDS encoding TonB-dependent receptor → MNQLLRKSFFILSMTLGFYGALWAQNRTITGKVTSATDAQPLPGVNVTLKGATTGVSTDAEGSYRIVVPDGKVTLAFSFVGMLSQEVVVTNRTVINVELLESPTQLNEVVVTGYTTTQQKDVISAMTTVKGDRLKNLPVSGIDQALQGQAAGVRVSAASGTPGGGVKVVIRGNTSINASNRPLMIVDGIPVYDGAVSQFSYGGQQDNAIAAFNTSDVESIQVLKDASAKAIYGARGANGVVLITTKRGKANQKTNITFDVQRGVSDVVKRLDLLSSSEILTLQREAVANFNAKQTRFQDMVDPDALGLIPGVTDAVNTNWVDEVLRKGIYQQYQLSTSGGNDRTRFYLSGSYRDEEGVQLNNRFARYTGSFNLDHKASPKLSFGLNLSIGSTKNRRVFSDNAVDGVYGSALRSLPFYAPFNEQSKLYTPNDPNYQGFPNGNPVAEALLPRQLTYGIKFLGGLNAEYAFMSNLRLRTKFSMDYNGSQEDTYNPTGTFYGSLPSIGGQGYGAYGTSSLATFLNSTILTYNTSISEDHHISGLVGGELLHSQGLSSGVQGRIFPRDEFTYIASAGVVDAGSSFFAQNGLVSGFGEIKYDYKDKYLFSATARYDGSSRFGQDRKFGFFPSASVGWRLKEESFLKDVGFIEDLKLRASYGYTGNERIGNFQFLGTWGATTYNGSSGVGPISLSNPNLQWERTREANIGLDVAFWKGRLSFTAEVYDNLTDALLFAEPLPATTGFGSLQGNIGSISNRGFEFTLRSVNFDGAFRWTTDLNVSRNDNKVVSLASEQPLFRGFSAAGVGATNVIQVGQPLGTFWGLKYLGVNVATGDALYEDFNGDGRITTDDAQVIGNAQPKLIGGLTNTFSWNGFDVSAFLQFSYGNSVMNYGNSFLLNPGTDLRVNQTRAALRRWQKAGDITDVPRYEYNNTYNSYSSSRLVEDGSYLRLKNVAIGYTIPAKWTSRVKLGTVRLYATGTNLWTLTRYTGADPEVSTLDGSTAAQGIDFFTLPQVKTIVGGVTVNF